One window of Trichoderma breve strain T069 chromosome 3, whole genome shotgun sequence genomic DNA carries:
- a CDS encoding thiamine pyrophosphate enzyme, central domain-containing protein: MEKPDYQNMYTASSAFFEALWEAGVTHCFVNLGSDHPSIIEAMVKGARERKGNFPKMITCPNEMVAMSMADGYARLTGKPQCVIVHVDVGTQGLGAAVHNAACGRAPVLVFAGLSPFTLEGEHRGTRTEYIHWIQDVPDQKQIVAQYCRYTGEIKTGSNVKQLVNRALQWAKSGPQGPVYLYGAREVMEQEIKPYQLRQSDWEPVKLGSLPTQAVETIADALAGAKRPMVLTGYGGRNHEFPGALVELANIVPNLRVVDCGGSDMCFPFDHPASLGLNYGGEMSVADADVILVLDADVPWIPTRVKPNPDAKVFHIDLDPLKQQMPVFYLEAQETYRADSLTAVEQLTEALKTGDHAKKLQSQNVVEIAQKRKEEHEQRLAKIAKAAEPLPDDSFGTGYLCRQVKKLVPEDTLWAIEAVTNTLFVYDNIQPSTPGSWINCGGGGLGWSGGGALGMKLATDAENGGKNKGKFVVQIVGDGTYLFTVPGSVYWISKRYNIPILTIVLNNKGWNAPRRSLLLVHPEGLGSQATNEEINISFDPSPDYSGIAKAAADGDIFAARVNERAELEGVLKEAIAYVKNGQSAVVDVKVASGC; the protein is encoded by the exons ATGGAGAAGCCAGACTATCAAAACATGTACACAGCCTCTTCGGCCTTTTTTGAAGCGCTATGGGAGGCTGGTGTCACTCACTGCTTTGTGAACTTGGGCTCTGACCACCCCAGCATCATTGAGGCCATGGTCAAGGGTGCTCGTGAACGCAAGGGAAACTTTCCCAAGATGATTACATGTCCCAACGAG ATGGTTGCCATGTCTATGGCTGATGGCTATGCTCGATTAACAGGCAAGCCTCAGTGTGTCATTGTTCACGTCGACGTTGGCACACAAGGCCTTGGAGCAGCCGTACACAACGCAGCTTGCGGTCGTGCCCCTGTTCTCGTCTTCGCTGGTCTATCACCATTCACTCTTGAGGGTGAGCATCGCGGTACCCGTACCGAGTACATCCACTGGATTCAGGATGTCCCCGACCAGAAGCAGATTGTTGCCCAGTACTGCCGGTACACTGGTGAGATCAAGACGGGCTCCAACGTCAAGCAACTAGTCAACCGTGCGCTACAATGGGCCAAATCAGGACCTCAAGGCCCAGTTTATCTGTACGGAGCTCGAGAAGTCATGGAGCAGGAGATTAAGCCCTACCAGCTGAGACAAAGCGACTGGGAGCCCGTCAAGCTGGGTAGTCTGCCCACGCAAGCCGTCGAGACAATCGCAGATGCCCTCGCCGGTGCCAAGCGTCCCATGGTCCTGACGGGATACGGTGGCAGAAACCATGAGTTCCCCGGAGCTTTGGTCGAGCTCGCTAATATTGTTCCTAATCTGAGAGTGGTTGACTGCGGAGGCAGCGACATGTGTTTCCCCTTCGACCACCCCGCTTCCCTCGGTCTCAACTATGGAGGCGAAATGTCCGTTGCTGATGCCGATGTCATTCTCGTCCTGGATGCTGACGTACCTTGGATCCCCACTCGCGTCAAGCCAAACCCTGATGCAAAGGTATTCCACATTGACCTCGACCCGCTcaagcagcagatgcctGTCTTTTACCTCGAGGCTCAAGAGACGTATCGTGCGGACAGCCTGACTGCAGTTGAGCAGCTCACTGAGGCTCTCAAGACGGGTGATCatgcgaagaagctgcagtcCCAGAACGTGGTGGAGATTGCTCAGAAGCGCAAGGAAGAGCACGAGCAGCGTCTTgccaagattgccaaggcGGCCGAGCCTCTTCCCGACGACAGCTTTGGAACTGGCTACTTGTGCCGCCAAGTCAAGAAACTTGTTCCCGAGGATACCCTTTGGGCTATCGAGGCCGTGACCAACACCCTCTTTGTGTACGACAACATCCAGCCTTCAACGCCCGGCTCGTGGATCAACTGCGGTGGTGGCGGTCTCGGATGGTCCGGCGGTGGTGCTCTGGGAATGAAGCTCGCCACCGACGCGGAGAATGGCGGAAAGAACAAGGGCAAGTTTGTTGTCCAAATCGTGGGTGACGGCACATATCTCTTTACCGTGCCCGGTAGTGTGTACTGGATCTCAAAACGCTACAACATCCCTATCTTGACTATTGTGCTCAACAACAAGG GTTGGAACGCACCACGCCGGTCTCTGCTGCTTGTTCACCCTGAGGGACTGGGCTCACAAGCTACCAACGAGGAGATTAACATTTCCTTTGACCCATCACCGGATTACTCCGGCATTGCCAAGGCCGCTGCTGACGGCGACATCTTTGCCGCCAGAGTGAACGAgagagctgagctggagGGTGTGCTGAAGGAGGCCATTGCCTATGTAAAGAATGGCCAATCAGCGGTGGTGGACGTCAAGGTTGCGTCGGGATGTTAA
- a CDS encoding catalase domain-containing protein has protein sequence MGHKGAKADQLAAHTVEPTKDSRITSDFGTKQTNTDDWLRVNSKDQIGPMLLEDPFGREKIHRFDHERIPERVVHARGTGAFGTFRLFESAEDVTHANVLTDTSRETPVFLRFSTVLGSRGSADTVRDVRGFAVKFYTQEGNWDIVGNNIPVFFIQDAIKFPDLIHAGKPEPHNEVPQAQSAHNNFWDFVQMHSEATHMFMWTMSDRAIPRSYRMMQGFGVNTYTLTNAAGVRSFVKFHFTPELGVHSLVWDEALKLAGQDPDFHRKDLMEAIDNGVYPKWKFGIQTIEESNEDDFDFDILDATKVWPEDLVPIRYIGELELNKNVDEFFTQTEQVAFCTGHVVPGIGFSDDPLLQGRNFSYFDTQLSRLGTNWQELPINKPVCPVMNFNRDGAMRHTISKGKVNYWPNRFEAQPPAAKEEGGYVDYPERVVGIKERAKSAKFKDHFSQAQLFFNSLSEIEKSHMLAAFSFELSHCDEPIVYERLVKRLADIDLGLAQSVGKMVGGAIPDKAGQANHGKKAKGLSQMEYLPDEPIIASRRIGIIVADGYDPIAFNAIYGAIQGAKAIPLVIGTHRSETFADGESQSGKGIVPDHHLEGQRSTMFDALFVPGGKQAIETLSKNGRALHYIREAFGHLKPIGATGEGVLLVEKALQLPTVVTSSDNEAVESYGVVTLKSVHPERLGELVSAAKNAKGFLDKFVYAISVHRCWEREIDGLSTMVAY, from the exons ATGGGTCACAAAGGCGCAAAGGCGGATCAACTGGCGGCGCACACCGTTGAGCCAACCAAGGATAGTAGAATCACATCTGATTTCGGCACAAAGCAGACCAACACAGATGACTGGCTACGGGTTAATAGCAAGGACCAAATAGGCCCGATGCTCTTGGAGGATCCCTTCGGACGCGAAAAG ATCCATCGATTCGACCATGAACGTATTCCAGAGCGAGTAGTTCACGCCCGAGGCACCGGAGCATTCGGAACATTCCGTCTCTTCGAATCTGCCGAAGACGTTACCCATGCCAATGTTCTCACTGATACGTCTCGCGAAACTCCCGTCTTCCTTCGCTTTTCTACTGTGCTTGGAAGTCGCGGTTCAGCCGATACGGTCCGTGATGTGCGCGGCTTCGCAGTCAAGTTTTATACACAAGAGGGCAACTGGGATATTGTGGGCAACAACAtccccgtcttcttcatccaagacGCGATCAAGTTTCCCGACCTCATCCATGCCGGAAAGCCAGAGCCGCACAATGAAGTCCCACAAGCCCAGTCGGCTCATAACAATTTCTGGGATTTCGTCCAGATGCACTCTGAAGCCACGCACATGTTCATGTGGACCATGTCGGATCGCGCCATTCCTCGCTCATACCGGATGATGCAGGGTTTTGGAGTCAATACATACACACTCACCAATGCCGCCGGCGTTCGCTCATTTGTCAAGTTCCATTTCACTCCAGAGCTCGGAGTGCATTCCCTTGTGTGGGATGAGGCACTCAAGCTTGCTGGCCAAGATCCCGACTTCCACCGAAAGGACCTCATGGAAGCCATTGACAACGGAGTATATCCCAAGTGGAAGTTTGGCATTCAAACAATTGAAGAGTCAAATGAAGACGATTTTGACTTTGACATTCTCGATGCAACAAAGGTGTGGCCGGAGGACTTGGTCCCCATTCGTTACATCGGCGAGCTCGAACTGAACAAGAACGTGGATGAATTCTTCACTCAGACTGAGCAGGTTGCATTTTGCACAGGCCATGTCGTTCCGGGAATTGGCTTCTCAGacgatcctcttcttcaaggccgGAACTTTTCCTACTTTGACACTCAGTTGAGCCGCCTGGGCACCAATTGGCAGGAATTGCCCATCAACAAGCCTGTCTGTCCGGTCATGAACTTCAACCGTGACGGCGCCATGCGACACACCATCTCCAAGGGCAAGGTCAACTACTGGCCCAACCGATTCGAAGCGCAACCGCCAGCggccaaagaagagggcggTTATGTTGATTACCCGGAGAGGGTTGTTGGCATCAAGGAGCGAGCAAAGAGCGCCAAGTTTAAGGATCATTTCTCTCAAgctcagctcttcttcaactcaCTCTCCGAAATCGAAAAGTCGCACATGTTGGCCGCATTTTCATTTGAGCTCAGCCACTGCGACGAACCAATCGTGTATGAGAGACTTGTAAAACGTCTCGCCGATATTGATCTCGGCCTCGCCCAATCTGTCGGTAAGATGGTGGGAGGGGCAATCCCCGACAAGGCAGGACAGGCGAATCACGgaaagaaggccaagggtCTTAGCCAAATGGAGTATCTTCCAGATGAACCGATTATTGCTTCCAGGCGGATCGGCATTATTGTGGCTGATGGATATGATCCGATtgccttcaacgccatctaTGGAGCAATCCAAGGAGCCAAAGCCATCCCGCTTGTGATTGGCACGCATCGATCCGAGACGTTTGCAGATGGAGAAAGCCAATCGGGCAAGGGCATTGTCCCAGACCATCATCTGGAAGGCCAGCGCAGCACCATGTTTGACGCTCTGTTTGTGCCGGGAGGAAAGCAAGCCATTGAGACGCTTTCCAAGAATGGCCGAGCATTGCATTACATCCGTGAAGCGTTTGGTCATCTCAAGCCTATCGGGGCTACTGGAGAGGGTGTTTTGTTGGTCGAGAAGGCACTTCAGTTGCCAACGGTGGTGACTTCGAGTGATAACGAAGCCGTGGAGAGCTACGGCGTGGTAACACTCAAGAGCGTGCATCCCGAACGGTTGGGTGAATTGGTGTCAGCTGCGAAGAATGCAAAGGGTTTCTTGGACAAGTTTGTCTATGCGATTAGCGTCCATCGTTGCTGGGAGCGCGAGATTGATGGGCTCAGCACTATGGTAGCATATTAG
- a CDS encoding major intrinsic protein domain-containing protein, with protein MSHIEHIHGVEDDLKNRQEKLSLSQDDVSKDHHVTMNIIVSEEHTTAWFKFRKVMREPFSEFFGVMILVLFGDGSVAQVVLGKGSKGDWNNINWGWALGVMLGVYCGGVSGAHLNPAVTLANCIFRKFPWKKLPVYALAQLLGAMAASIIVYGNYKSAIDVFEGGQGMRTVGLDTSTAGIFCTYPAPFLTKTGQFFDEFIGSSILMFCLYALLDEGNIGAGNLTPLGLFFVIYGIGACFGSNTGYAINPARDLGPRIMSHAVGYGHQVWTAGDYYFWVPVIAPFLGCTFGGFLYDTFIYTGDSPINAPYMGFTRFMGVRAKARRPTMV; from the exons ATGAGCCATATTGAACACATTCACGGTGTCGAAGACGATCTGAAGAATCGTCAGGAGAAGTTATCTCTCTCTCAGGACGATGTTTCTAAAGACCATCACGTTACAATGAACATTATTGTGTCTGAAGAACATACTACCGCCTGGTTCAAGTTTCGAAAAGTCATGCGTGAACCATTCTCCGAGTTCTTTGGCGTCATGATCCTCGTCCTATTTGGCGACGGATCTGTCGCCCAAGTGGTGCTGGGAAAAGGTTCCAAGGGAGACTGGAACAATATCAACTGGGGATGGGC ACTAGGGGTTATGCTTGGTGTTTACTGCGGCGGCGTATCAGGTGCACACTTGAATCCCGCCGTTACTCTCGCCAATTGCATCTTCCGCAAGTTTCCATGGAAGAAGCTTCCAGTATATGCTCTCGCTCAACTTCTAGGAGCTATGGCTGCATCTATTATTGTTTACGGAAACTACAAATCCGCGATCGACGTTTTCGAAGGTGGACAAGGCATGCGGACTGTTGGCCTAGATACATCTACCGCAGGCATCTTTTGCACATATCCAGCTCCATTCTTAACCAAGACGGGGCAATTCTTTGACGAGTTTATTGGCAGCTCTATTTTAATGTTCTGTCTCTATGCTTTGCTAGACGAAGGAAACATTGGTGCTGGAAATCTGACCCCGCTTGGCCTGTTCTTTGTTATCTACGGGATTGGAGCCTGCTTCGGCTCCAACACTGGTTATGCAATCAACCCTGCAAGAGATTTGGGTCCTAGAATTATGTCTCATGCAGTTGGCTATGGGCACCAGGTTTGGACAGCAGGAGACTACTACTTCTGG GTTCCCGTCATCGCACCATTCTTGGGCTGTACATTCGGCGGCTTCCTTTACGATACTTTTATCTATACCGGTGACAGTCCTATCAACGCCCCGTATATGGGCTTCACGAGATTCATGGGCGTTCGTGCTAAAGCGAGAAGACCAACGATGGTGTGA
- a CDS encoding FAD binding domain-containing protein translates to MGASNSTLALETCIQSVCNGRFECYHIPSSSADVAWIKPYNLDIPRFPQMVVRPNNATEVAGAVKCANENGFKVQARSGGHSYGNFAQGAGDETGMMIDLVNLQSFQMDNTTWQASVGSGFRLDGLDKLLHANGGRAIAHGTCPGVGVGGHATVGGLGPMSRMWGAALDHVLEVEVVTADGQILRANENENDDLFWAIRGAGASFGIVTEFVFKTHPEPGSVVEYTYSFSFGNQKEMAPVFEQWQELVYDPNLDRRFSTLFIAEPLGALITGTFYGTQDEFDQTGIKDRIPVGGDVNLAIVDWMGSLAHIAETTALYLSDLSTPFASKSLAFDRNDKLSHDSIDGLFNYMNNTDAQTLLWFIIFNSEGGAMADTPYNATAYPHRDAIMMYQSYAIGIPALLQGTRDFVSGVHQKIQQGAPEANTTYAGYVDVSLSRTDAQWTYWGDKVPRLQEIKQRYDAGNIFLNPQSVDLP, encoded by the exons ATGGGCGCCTCAAACTCTACTCTCGCTCTCGAGACGTGCATACAGAGCGTCTGTAATGGACGCTTTGAGTGCTACCATATCCCGAGCAGCAGTGCGGACGTCGCCTGGATCAAGCCGTACAATCTCGACATTCCTCGATTTCCTCAGATGGTCGTTCGTCCCAATAATGCCACTGAAGTTGCCGGCGCAGTGAAATGCGCAAACGAAAATGGTTTCAAAGTCCAAGCTAGATCTGGCGGGCACTCTTACGG AAATTTCGCTCAGGGTGCCGGCGATGAGACTGGTATGATGATCGACTTGGTAAATCTTCAGAGCTTCCAAATGGACAACACTACTTGGCAAGCGAGTGTTGGATCAGGATTCAGGCTGGATGGACTCGACAAACTTCTCCATGCAAATGGCGGCAGGGCTATTGCACATGGTACTTGTCCgggagttggagttggagggCATGCAACTGTG GGAGGACTAGGCCCCATGTCCAGAATGTGGGGAGCCGCACTCGACCATGTCCTGGAAGTCGAAGTCGTTACAGCTGACGGACAAATATTACGAGCCAATGAAAACGAAAACGACGACCTGTTTTGGGCCATTCGAGGTGCCGGAGCCAGCTTTGGCATCGTCACTGAGTTTGTCTTCAAGACGCACCCTGAGCCCGGCAGCGTCGTCGAGTACACTTATAGCTTCAGCTTTGGCAACCAGAAGGAAATGGCGCCCGTATTTGAACAATGGCAAGAGTTGGTGTACGATCCTAATCTTGACCGACGCTTCTCAACGTTGTTCATTGCGGAGCCTCTTGGCGCTCTCATCACCGGCACGTTTTACGGCACGCAAGATGAATTCGACCAGACGGGAATCAAGGATAGGATTCCCGTTGGTGGAGACGTCAATCTTGCTATTGTGGATTGGATGGGAAGCTTGGCTCATATTGCAGAGACGACTGCGTTGTATCTGAGTGACCTCTCCACGCCGTTTGCTAGCAAGTCGCTGGCATTCGACAGGAACGATAAATTAAGCCACGACTCTATCGACGGATTATTCAACTACATGAACAACACCGATGCGCAAACTTTGCTAtggttcatcatcttcaattcTGAGGGAGGCGCCATGGCAGATACCCCATACAACGCCACTGCTTACCCACATCGCGATGCGATCATGATGTATCAGTCCTATGCCATTGGAATCCCGGCATTACTCCAAGGAACGAGAGATTTTGTCTCTGGAGTTCATCAAAAGATTCAGCAAGGAGCTCCTGAGGCCAACACGACATATGCTGGTTACGTCGATGTTTCGTTGAGTAGAACGGATGCCCAGTGGACGTACTGGGGTGACAAGGTGCCGAGACTGCAGGAGATTAAGCAACGTTACGATGCTGGCAATATTTTCCTGAATCCCCAGAGTGTTGATTTGCCATGA
- a CDS encoding fungal specific transcription factor domain-containing protein, protein MAPGALIADDIPMDVSSDHERREEPISKASCEMCRRRKVKCDRMRPACGWCTRNSRVCVYKEKRKAIEESERNDQLEVRLGHLDALVQGLRQRVDNHISRHDAQHEISHSPMSKSPSTHHDRHHSWHATASPESTRSDMLSEGRRSPTVIIGRPFNLTGGVKLPRSFSTNMKTVYEQEINLSTDPDLPPSDLLYVLVDLFFKHINTWFPLFDRKATFGTYFGSTSISRGDRVVLFAIIATTLRFTTDARLTPSAKQKLHNDSLTLLSLDVLGTSNELQGQTLLSLLVQNITHLGLCMEKSVYFATPMLPNEALPRRVVLPEPDSWIEDEGRRRLCWMVYVLDRYATLATPYKFILAEEDMKRFLPCRYDLWSNDIPVETRWPNGLDTTKLRLTVDTPENLGSFSYHCEVLGILSRVHNFLAKPLDIYSIQDVRSWQSTFVALEGELSTWLRDLPAQYGQISVLCHSDPGARIINWIMLHAAFVVSSIRLNSAAAYPVVQNDVFVPSYSAMQTCLSAVESLRSIVQDVIETSGLSLLGPHFAFSLWTSARLLLVHAATLGCEIDSNVDFFVGTLAEMGRYWEIAANYSAILGRVTEEGRQGDKTLTEMRQHAHELSMLSSSTRLSALEPTSTRISSANELDYLEIFDFFNYPRSADHGSTAPYEIEQHLLDYESGSASLGMGVEMPTLESDWLQYETH, encoded by the exons ATGGCTCCTGGAGCTTTGATCGCCGATGATATCCCAATGGATGTGTCATCGGACcatgaaagaagagaggaacCAATCTCTAAAGCCTC ATGTGAAATGTGTAGGCGGCGGAAGGTCAAATGCGACCGAATGAGGCCCGCCTGCGGTTGGTGTACGCGAAATAGTCGTGTATGTGTCTACAAAGAGAAGCGGAAGGCGATtgaggagagcgagaggaaTGACCAGCTGGAGGTTCGACTTGGTCATCTTGATGCTCTGGTGCAAGGCCTGAGACAACGCGTTGACAATCACATTTCGCGCCATGACGCTCAACACGAAATTTCTCATTCTCCCATGTCCAAGAGTCCATCAACCCATCATGACCGACATCACAGTTGGCATGCTACTGCATCTCCCGAGTCCACACGCTCGGATATGCTATCTGAAGGGCGTCGGTCTCCCACGGTTATCATTGGTCGACCGTTTAATCTCACAGGCGGTGTGAAATTACCGCGAAGCTTCAGCACAAATATGAAGACCGTCTATGAACAAGAGATTAATCTATCGACGGATCCAGACCTCCCTCCCAGCGACTTGTTATATGTTCTGGTAGATCTCTTTTTCAAGCATATCAACACATGGTTTCCATTATTTGACCGCAAAGCCACCTTTGGAACATATTTTGGTTCTACTTCTATCTCGCGAGGCGATCGTGTGGTGTTGTTTGCCATTATTGCAACAACACTGCGGTTTACAACAGATGCACGTCTGACGCCAAGTGCAAAGCAAAAGCTTCATAATGACT CCCTCACTCTCCTCTCATTAGATGTTTTGGGGACGTCCAACGAACTACAGGGACAGACccttttgtctcttcttgTGCAGAACATTACTCATCTTGGCCTCTGCATGGAGAAAAGTGTCTACTTTGCCACTCCAATGTTGCCAAATGAGGCATTGCCTCGCAGGGTTGTACTCCCAGAGCCTGATTCCTggattgaagatgaagggcGACGCAGGCTCTGCTGGATGGTATATGTACTGGACAGATACGCAACCCTAGCAACACCATACAAATTCATACTGGCAGAAGAGGATATGAAACGATTTCTTCCTTGCCGATACGACTTGTGGTCGAATGATATTCCAGTGGAGACAAGATGGCCAAATGGTCTTGACACAACAAAGTTGAGACTTACAGTCGACACGCCGGAAAACCTCGGCAGCTTTTCTTACCACTGCGAGGTCCTTGGAATCTTGAGCCGTGTTCACAATTTCCTAGCGAAGCCACTAGATATATACTCAATTCAGGATGTACGAAGCTGGCAGAGCACTTTTGTCGCACTGGAGGGCGAACTATCCACCTGGCTTCGTGACCTACCTGCACAATACGGTCAGATATCGGTATTGTGTCATTCTGATCCCGGGGCCAGAATCATTAATTGGATCATGCTGCATGCCGCATTTGTGGTATCGTCCATTCGGCTCAACTCTGCAGCGGCGTATCCCGTGGTCCAAAACGACGTGTTTGTACCCTCTTACAGCGCCATGCAGACTTGCCTCTCTGCAGTAGAAAGCCTCAGAAGCATCGTCCAAGACGTAATCGAGACCAGTGGCTTGTCTCTATTGGGGCCACACTTCGCCTTCTCGCTATGGACGTCGGCTCGGCTTCTTCTGGTACATGCTGCGACTTTGGGATGTGAAATCGACTCCAACGTTGATTTCTTTGTGGGCACCTTGGCCGAGATGGGCCGATACTGGGAGATTGCTGCAAATTACTCGGCGATCCTGGGCCGAGTGACCGAAGAGGGGCGACAAGGAGACAAAACCCTTACGGAGATGAGGCA ACACGCTCATGAGCTTTCAATGCTTTCTAGTTCGACGAGACTAAGTGCCTTGGAACCTACTTCGACTCGAATTTCTTCTGCAAACGAGCTAGATTACCTCGAGATTTTTGATTTCTTCAACTACCCTCGGTCAGCTGACCATGGCTCTACCGCTCCGTACGAAATAGAGCAGCATCTATTAGATTATGAATCTGGGTCCGCCTCACTAGGCATGGGCGTTGAAATGCCGACTCTAGAATCGGATTGGTTGCAGTATGAGACCCATTAG
- a CDS encoding cyclin domain-containing protein produces the protein MSSSAATETEQVEATAAIQLQQQPDSSSLDPSPVHELPPRPVPSSDPRLSIDQDRGPANSPPTDNNDEHDLFKLKPAEALQLLSASVELLVRITGDVPPTPPPKTPTDPQMSNMQVEKENIARSHSEKSLARLRAQALREEQEEKLRKQRHQQQEIQEKLQKQKHSQKSGSSSSIDGVRLKHNSLRHANPSSSAPNLHPPEPYIVVGADSQPLNLQHGAITRKFYSKNEPPISVNQYLLRLHQFCPMSTAVYLATSLYIHRLAVEERAIPVTRRNAHRLVLAGLRVAMKALEDLSYPHTKIAKVGGVSEVELARLEISFCFLAGFELVVGEEILKKHWQVLREGKVGRMVDGVEVPLLKLDKKRKTSREVHQLMQ, from the exons ATGTCTTCCTCCGCTGCGACCGAGACCGAGCAAGTCGAGGCCACTGCGGCGATAcagttgcagcagcagccagattCGTCCTCTCTCGATCCCAGTCCCGTCCACGAACTTCCTCCTCGCCCCGTTCCTTCGTCAGATCCGCGACTCTCCATCGACCAGGACAGAGGCCCTGCGAACTCGCCGCCCACCGATAACAACGATGAGCACGACTTATTCAAACTCAAGCCGGCCGAGGCACTGCAGCTCCTCAGCGCCAGCGTCGAGCTGTTGGTTCGCATCACCGGCGATGTGCCTCCAACACCGCCGCCCAAGACGCCTACCGACCCTCAGATGAGCAACATGCAGGTCGAGAAGGAGAACATTGCGCGGTCGCACTCGGAGAAGAGCCTGGCACGACTACGCGCCCAGGCCCTGCGAGAGGAGCAGGAAGAGAAGCTTAGAAAGCAGcgacaccagcagcaggagattcaagagaagctgcagaaacagaaacacAGCCAAAAGAGTGGCTCGTCGTCG TCGATCGACGGCGTGCGATTGAAACACAACTCCTTGCGACACGCGAACCCTTCGTCGTCCGCCCCAAACCTGCATCCCCCGGAACCCTACATCGTCGTTGGCGCCGACTCGCAGCCGCTTAACCTGCAGCACGGCGCCATTACCCGCAAATTTTACAGCAAAAACGAACCTCCCATCTCGGTAAACCAGTATCTGCTGCGGCTTCACCAGTTTTGTCCCATGAGCACGGCCGTCTATCTCGCCACTTCGCTGTACATCCACCGCCTCGCCGTTGAGGAGCGCGCGATCCCCGTAACGAGACGAAACGCACATAGACTGGTCCTCGCTGGTCTGCGGGTGGCCATGAAGGCACTCGAGGATCTATCCTACCCGCATACAAAGATTGCCAAGGTCGGCGGCGTGAGCGAGGTCGAGCTGGCGAGACTGGAGATtagcttctgcttcctggCTGGATTTGAGCTGGTCGTAGGAGAAGAGATATTGAAGAAGCATTGGCAGGTGTTAAGAGAAGGCAAAGTAGGGCGGATGGTGGACGGCGTGGAGGTTccgctgctgaagctggacaagaagcgaaagacGTCGCGGGAGGTCCATCAGCTGATGCAGTGA
- a CDS encoding thioesterase-like superfamily domain-containing protein, with amino-acid sequence MPVPLGTSENFPRLGFLENMEMVRLAGNGDSDDTHQFMSRQPAWQPGAQLPWEKADDISKHKTAVYFTTRAYGGHVYIQAPLAAVKVVESEDETAKGAPNTGKFGIHTIQGVFTNPGHVDRPFIYQVSKLAAGRSFQTCLITARQPKQPSSNPLGPFPESDSKLPLGPICFSCHVTFKRSVPSFADLQLSSAQERFASILAQKKPDEWPTSPQLDIDILNDTFPNAGHGGFPIVDMYKVDMKPYNANKPIPERRELLLYKLHKPIPAEDTNSHILAHAFEADRNGLLTISNYLGWGYNLGVAASLSYTFTVHVNSEEAVIRDGWWIQEVCWPRISAGRATLESRIWSPEGKHVASGYQDGIAGPDQKRGAEKL; translated from the exons ATGCCGGTGCCACTCGGTACCTCGGAAAATTTCCCGAGGCTGGGATTCCTCGAGAACATGGAGATGGTCCGGCTGGCGGGCAATGGTGATTCCGATGATACTCACCAGTTCATGAGCCGCCAACCAGCCTGGCAACCAGGAGCCCAGCTACCTTGGGAAAAGGCGGACGATATCTCCAAACACAAGACTGCAGTTTATTTTACAACGAGAGCGTATGGAGGGCATGTCTACATTCAGGCGCCACTCGCCGCCGTAAAGGTTGTAGAGAGCGAAGACGAAACTGCCAAAGGGGCACCAAATACGGGCAAATTTGGTATTCAC ACAATACAAGGCGTATTTACGAATCCGGGACATGTAGACCGGCCTTTCATCTATCAGGTTTCGAAACTTGCCGCTGGCCGTAGCTTTCAAACCTGTCTCATCACGGCTCGCCAACCAAAGCAACCTTCTTCCAATCCTTTAGGTCCTTTCCCAGAGTCAGACTCAAAATTGCCTCTAGGACCTATATGCTTTAGCTGCCATGTCACATTCAAGCGGTCTGTGCCGAGCTTTGCGGACTTGCAATTGTCATCAGCACAAGAACGCTTCGCTAGTATCCTCGCCCAGAAAAAACCTGACGAATGGCCAACAAGCCCCCAACTAGACATTGATATATTGAACGATACATTCCCGAACGCCGGCCATGGTGGGTTTCCCATCGTCGACATGTACAAGGTTGACATGAAACCGTACAACGCCAACAAACCAATTCCCGAACGTCGTGaactactattatataaattgCACAAACCGATTCCCGCAGAAGACACCAATTCTCACATCCTTGCTCACGCATTCGAAGCAGACAGAAATGGACTCTTGACAATAAGCAACTATCTGGGATGGGGCTACAACTTGGGCGTCGCCGCGAGTCTAAGCTACACATTCACCGTGCACGTCAACTCCGAAGAAGCCGTAATAAGAGACGGGTGGTGGATCCAAGAAGTATGTTGGCCACGAATCAGTGCCGGGAGAGCAACGCTGGAGAGCAGAATCTGGAGTCCCGAGGGAAAACATGTTGCCAGCGGGTATCAAGATGGAATTGCTGGGCCGGATCAGAAGCGCGGAGCTGAGAAGTTGTAG